In the genome of Acidimicrobiia bacterium, one region contains:
- a CDS encoding DUF2079 domain-containing protein, producing MTVTIEGAGAALRPRPRAASIVRSLPHPAVLTLAMFTTAWFVTFAVLVVRRHHGFWDLAFDMGIHDQSVWLLAHGRDFMTVRGLDVFGHHATPAYYLLVPAYWLGAGPDFLNLFQVSALALGTIPLYLLARDRGLSPWVGAALGSALLLHPAVQFFSWELFHPEVVAITPLLCAYLCASRRSWRWFAFWAVLAVSWKEDVALAVMVLGLLVALRWNRRIGLATAGVALGWFVLWTVVLFPAINGGHVQSEGIYQGVGGSAGGMVDTLFNDPGAITSHVFSSESGDFAFRLLAPFGFIPLLAPLVLLIGLPQFLLDVLTDAGWTRVIQHHYAALCVAALALASVEGVAFAGRRLGRNALVAACCLVVAGGIFGTLSWGPSPVSSKYEGGWWPAPTDPRIDAKRAAIALVPDDAVVTATYGMLPQLSQRAEIYDYPNPWESRNFGIEGEPTRNPRRVEWLVLDRQVINLDPAATALLTTILPDFRIVFERDDLVVARRRAET from the coding sequence GTGACGGTCACGATCGAGGGCGCAGGAGCGGCACTTCGACCGCGCCCGCGTGCGGCGAGCATCGTGCGCTCGCTGCCCCATCCCGCGGTCCTGACGCTGGCGATGTTCACCACCGCGTGGTTCGTGACCTTCGCCGTCCTCGTCGTTCGTCGCCATCACGGCTTCTGGGATCTGGCGTTCGACATGGGCATCCACGACCAGTCGGTGTGGCTGCTCGCCCATGGTCGCGACTTCATGACGGTTCGGGGCCTCGACGTGTTCGGGCACCACGCGACGCCCGCGTACTACTTGCTTGTCCCTGCCTACTGGCTCGGAGCGGGACCCGACTTCCTCAATCTGTTCCAGGTGAGCGCACTCGCGCTCGGCACGATCCCGCTGTACCTGCTGGCACGCGACCGTGGGCTGTCACCCTGGGTGGGTGCCGCGCTCGGCAGCGCGCTTCTGCTGCACCCCGCCGTCCAGTTCTTCTCTTGGGAGCTGTTCCACCCCGAGGTCGTCGCGATCACACCGCTGTTGTGCGCGTACCTGTGTGCGTCGCGTCGATCGTGGCGATGGTTCGCGTTCTGGGCCGTGTTGGCGGTGTCCTGGAAAGAGGACGTTGCGCTGGCAGTCATGGTGCTCGGGCTGCTCGTCGCGCTCCGCTGGAACCGCCGGATCGGGCTCGCCACCGCGGGCGTCGCGCTTGGTTGGTTCGTGCTGTGGACCGTGGTGCTCTTCCCTGCGATCAACGGCGGCCACGTGCAGTCGGAAGGGATCTACCAAGGGGTCGGCGGCTCCGCCGGTGGGATGGTCGACACCCTGTTCAACGACCCGGGCGCCATCACGTCACACGTCTTCTCGTCGGAGTCGGGCGACTTCGCATTCCGGCTGCTCGCGCCGTTCGGGTTCATTCCGCTGCTCGCGCCTCTGGTGCTGTTGATCGGACTGCCGCAGTTCCTGCTCGACGTGCTGACCGACGCGGGCTGGACCCGGGTGATCCAGCACCACTACGCGGCGTTGTGCGTCGCCGCGCTCGCGCTCGCCAGCGTCGAAGGCGTCGCATTCGCGGGCCGCCGCCTCGGTCGCAACGCGCTCGTCGCCGCATGCTGTCTCGTGGTGGCCGGCGGCATCTTCGGGACACTCTCGTGGGGTCCATCTCCCGTCAGCAGCAAGTACGAAGGTGGGTGGTGGCCAGCCCCGACCGATCCGCGCATCGACGCCAAGCGGGCGGCAATCGCTCTCGTTCCCGACGACGCGGTCGTGACCGCGACCTACGGAATGCTGCCGCAGCTGAGCCAACGCGCCGAGATCTACGACTACCCGAATCCGTGGGAGTCGCGGAACTTCGGTATCGAGGGAGAGCCCACCCGGAACCCACGACGCGTGGAGTGGCTCGTCCTCGACCGGCAGGTCATCAACCTCGACCCAGCCGCCACCGCGCTCCTTACGACGATCCTGCCCGACTTCAGGATCGTGTTCGAACGCGACGACCTCGTCGTGGCCCGGCGCCGTGCGGAGACCTGA
- the raiA gene encoding ribosome-associated translation inhibitor RaiA — protein MQVIMRSSTGPVPTRLRSMTARKLDRLARVAPDASRADVHLSEERNPRIAGRHACSITVQMRQGSVVAHAAAATPELALERVLDKIRHQVARLKDRRVRSPHGAGPRRGRRVRTRS, from the coding sequence ATGCAAGTGATCATGCGGAGCAGCACTGGTCCGGTCCCGACCAGGCTGCGGTCGATGACCGCACGCAAGCTCGATCGGCTGGCCCGAGTCGCGCCCGACGCGTCACGCGCCGACGTGCACCTCTCTGAGGAGCGCAACCCTCGGATCGCCGGACGCCACGCGTGCTCCATCACGGTGCAGATGCGTCAGGGGTCGGTCGTCGCACATGCCGCGGCCGCGACGCCCGAGCTCGCGCTCGAGCGGGTCCTCGACAAGATCCGACACCAGGTCGCGCGGCTCAAGGATCGGCGCGTCAGGTCTCCGCACGGCGCCGGGCCACGACGAGGTCGTCGCGTTCGAACACGATCCTGA
- the ahcY gene encoding adenosylhomocysteinase: MTTTVESTTPTDRPDFKVADLSLAEFGRKEIELAEHEMPGLMAMRERHGPTQPLAGARITGSLHMTVQTAVLIETLVALGAQVRWASCNIFSTQDHAAAAIAASGVPVFAWKGETLEEYWWCTEQVLRWPDGGGPNMILDDGGDATLAVHKGVEFERAGAVPAAAEGDSEEWKVILGVLARIQGDDNRVWHRIAAGIQGVTEETTTGVHRLYQMHEAGTLLFPAINVNDSVTKSKFDNLYGCRHSLVDGICRATDVMLAGKVAVVCGYGDVGKGCAQSLKGQGARVVITEIDPICALQAAMEGYQVLTLEDIVDTADLFITATGNTNIITADDMARMKHNAIVGNIGHFDNEIDMAGLAAFSGVKRVNIKPQVDEWLFADGHSIIVLAEGRLLNLGCATGHPSFVMSNSFTNQVIAQVELFTHRDFYERKVYTLPKHLDEEVARLHLDKLGVKLTQLTEEQASYLGIPVDGPYKPEHYRY, from the coding sequence ATGACCACGACCGTCGAATCCACCACACCGACCGACCGACCCGACTTCAAGGTCGCTGACCTCTCGCTAGCTGAGTTCGGCCGCAAGGAGATCGAGCTCGCCGAGCACGAGATGCCCGGGCTCATGGCCATGCGGGAGCGCCACGGCCCGACGCAACCACTCGCGGGCGCGCGCATCACCGGCTCGCTGCACATGACCGTGCAGACCGCGGTGCTGATCGAGACGCTGGTTGCCCTCGGCGCGCAGGTGCGCTGGGCGTCGTGCAACATCTTCTCGACCCAGGACCACGCCGCCGCGGCCATCGCGGCCAGCGGTGTGCCGGTGTTCGCGTGGAAGGGCGAGACGCTCGAGGAGTACTGGTGGTGCACCGAGCAGGTCCTGCGCTGGCCCGACGGTGGCGGCCCCAACATGATCCTCGACGACGGTGGCGACGCCACGCTCGCGGTACACAAGGGCGTCGAGTTTGAGCGCGCCGGTGCAGTTCCGGCCGCCGCCGAGGGTGACAGCGAGGAGTGGAAGGTGATCCTCGGCGTTCTGGCGCGCATCCAAGGCGACGACAACCGCGTGTGGCACCGCATCGCCGCGGGGATTCAAGGTGTGACCGAGGAGACCACCACCGGTGTGCACCGCCTGTATCAGATGCACGAGGCGGGCACGCTCCTCTTCCCTGCCATCAACGTCAACGACTCCGTCACGAAGTCGAAGTTCGACAACCTGTACGGCTGCAGGCACTCGCTCGTCGACGGGATCTGCCGCGCCACCGACGTGATGTTGGCCGGGAAGGTCGCCGTCGTCTGCGGTTACGGCGATGTCGGCAAGGGGTGCGCGCAGTCGCTCAAAGGGCAAGGCGCGCGCGTCGTGATCACCGAGATCGACCCCATCTGCGCGCTCCAGGCCGCGATGGAGGGTTACCAGGTGCTCACCCTCGAAGACATCGTGGACACCGCCGACCTCTTCATCACGGCCACCGGCAACACGAACATCATCACCGCCGACGACATGGCGCGGATGAAACACAACGCGATCGTGGGCAACATCGGGCATTTTGACAACGAGATCGACATGGCCGGGCTCGCCGCGTTCTCCGGAGTCAAGCGCGTCAACATCAAGCCCCAGGTCGACGAGTGGTTGTTCGCCGATGGCCATTCGATCATCGTGTTGGCTGAGGGTCGGCTGCTGAACCTCGGGTGTGCGACGGGCCACCCGAGCTTCGTGATGTCGAACAGCTTCACGAACCAGGTGATCGCACAGGTCGAGCTGTTCACGCACCGCGACTTCTACGAGCGAAAGGTGTACACGCTGCCGAAGCATCTCGATGAAGAGGTCGCGCGCCTGCACCTCGACAAGCTCGGCGTGAAGCTGACGCAGCTGACCGAAGAGCAGGCGTCGTACCTCGGCATCCCGGTCGACGGCCCGTACAAGCCGGAGCACTACCGGTACTAG
- a CDS encoding bifunctional phosphoglucose/phosphomannose isomerase encodes MATDSLGVLDALAAMPEQLAAAHEAAGMLVDRMTLPAPEDFDNVVIMGMGGSGIVGDLVQVVGTGTLPVPVVVLKQYRTPGFVGPRTLAFAVSYSGETEETVEMARGALDAGASLIVVTGDGALARLAEERGALHIPCTPGIPGPRFALCAMVAPVLVVMFRMGMLPEAHVAMTQAQRQLARRREQCKPDVAAPANPARELARRIGRTIPVIHGTGGLGAVAAMRWKQSINENAKAPAFWNAYPELDHNEICAWGQHGDVTRQILTLVSLRHGMEHERLEARMRLTQEIIEEAFVQVLEVEGIGQSRLAQLLDLAYLGDWTSCYLALDNDVDPGPIDAIAQLKSALSSPAQ; translated from the coding sequence ATGGCAACTGACAGCCTGGGAGTGCTCGATGCGCTCGCGGCGATGCCGGAGCAGCTTGCCGCGGCGCACGAAGCGGCGGGGATGCTCGTCGATCGCATGACGTTGCCGGCACCAGAAGACTTCGACAACGTCGTCATCATGGGGATGGGTGGATCCGGCATCGTCGGCGATCTTGTCCAGGTGGTCGGAACCGGAACGCTGCCCGTACCGGTCGTCGTGCTCAAGCAATATCGAACGCCGGGGTTCGTCGGTCCACGCACCCTCGCATTCGCGGTGTCGTACTCCGGTGAAACAGAAGAGACCGTCGAGATGGCGCGCGGCGCGCTCGACGCTGGCGCGAGCTTGATCGTCGTCACGGGTGACGGCGCGCTGGCGCGGTTGGCTGAGGAGCGCGGTGCGCTGCACATTCCATGCACGCCTGGAATCCCTGGGCCGCGCTTTGCATTGTGCGCAATGGTCGCGCCGGTGCTCGTGGTGATGTTCCGCATGGGAATGCTTCCCGAGGCCCACGTGGCAATGACCCAGGCGCAGCGACAGCTCGCCCGTCGTCGCGAGCAGTGCAAGCCTGACGTGGCTGCGCCCGCCAACCCGGCGCGTGAGCTTGCCCGCCGCATCGGCCGCACGATCCCGGTCATCCACGGCACCGGCGGGCTCGGGGCCGTCGCCGCGATGCGATGGAAGCAGTCGATCAACGAGAACGCCAAGGCTCCCGCGTTCTGGAACGCGTACCCCGAGCTCGACCACAACGAGATCTGCGCGTGGGGCCAGCACGGTGACGTGACCCGACAGATCCTCACGCTCGTGTCGTTGCGGCACGGGATGGAGCACGAGCGGCTCGAGGCCCGCATGCGCTTGACGCAGGAGATCATCGAGGAGGCGTTCGTGCAGGTGCTCGAGGTCGAGGGCATCGGGCAGAGCCGCCTCGCCCAGCTGCTCGACCTCGCGTACCTCGGCGACTGGACGAGCTGCTACCTCGCGCTCGACAACGACGTCGACCCCGGCCCGATCGACGCGATCGCCCAGCTCAAGTCTGCGCTCTCGAGCCCGGCGCAGTAA
- a CDS encoding Trm112 family protein, with product MALDAKLLEILACPEDKGPLLYFEDESALYNPRLKRRYAVRDDIPIMLIDEAEAVDDTEHTRLMAKAEADGVKPTFEG from the coding sequence ATGGCACTTGACGCGAAGCTGTTGGAGATCCTCGCTTGTCCGGAAGACAAGGGCCCGTTGCTCTACTTCGAGGACGAGTCCGCCCTGTACAACCCCCGCTTGAAGCGGCGATACGCCGTGCGTGACGACATCCCGATCATGCTCATCGACGAAGCCGAAGCGGTCGACGACACCGAGCACACGCGGCTCATGGCGAAGGCCGAAGCCGACGGCGTGAAGCCCACCTTCGAGGGATAG
- the manB gene encoding phosphomannomutase/phosphoglucomutase (converts mannose-6-phosphate to mannose-1-phosphate; the resulting product is then converted to GDP-mannose by ManC which is then used in the synthesis of mannose-containing glycoconjugates that are important for mediating entry into host cells), with the protein MSADLDAIFKAYDIRGVYPDQIDDGVALRVGNAFVGFTGAARVLVGRDARPSSVPLVAAFTEGAMLAGADVVDLGLASTDLIYFASGHLDAPGAMFTASHNPAQYNGIKLCRAGAAPVGVETGLAQIKAAVVAELVERAEESGRYEQLDLLPAFVDHVRSFVDVDALRPLKVVADTANGIGGLVVPAALEGLPFDLTMLFGELDGTFPNHPADPIQPENLKDLQRTVVDKDADVGLAFDGDADRVFLVDDRAQPVSGSLTTAIVASSILRRVAADAPAADRTVVHNLICSKTVPEVVRELGGTPVRTRVGHSYIKQVMAETGAIFGGEHSGHYYFRDNFRADSGLIAALVVLEALSKTEEPLSVLRQPFERYVASGEINRRVDDPAAVIESVAAEYSNEQQDRLDGLTVELDDWWFNLRPSNTEPLIRLNLEAANALECEAHTAEVLALVGGET; encoded by the coding sequence ATGAGCGCAGACCTCGACGCCATCTTCAAGGCGTACGACATCCGCGGCGTGTATCCCGACCAGATCGACGATGGGGTCGCGCTGCGCGTGGGCAACGCGTTCGTCGGGTTCACGGGAGCGGCACGCGTGCTCGTGGGTCGCGACGCGCGGCCGTCGTCCGTGCCCCTGGTCGCGGCTTTCACCGAGGGTGCGATGTTGGCGGGGGCCGATGTCGTGGATCTCGGGCTCGCGTCCACCGACCTCATCTACTTCGCGTCCGGCCACCTCGACGCGCCAGGGGCGATGTTCACCGCAAGTCACAACCCTGCGCAGTACAACGGCATCAAGCTGTGCCGCGCCGGTGCGGCCCCGGTGGGGGTGGAGACCGGGCTGGCGCAGATCAAGGCGGCGGTCGTGGCCGAGCTGGTCGAACGGGCCGAGGAGTCTGGCCGGTACGAGCAGCTCGACCTGCTGCCGGCGTTCGTCGACCACGTGCGCTCGTTCGTCGATGTCGACGCGCTCCGCCCGCTCAAGGTCGTGGCCGACACGGCGAACGGCATCGGTGGGCTGGTCGTGCCCGCCGCGCTCGAAGGGCTCCCGTTCGACCTGACGATGCTGTTCGGTGAGCTCGACGGCACGTTCCCGAACCACCCGGCCGACCCGATCCAACCCGAGAACCTCAAAGACCTCCAGCGCACCGTCGTCGACAAGGACGCAGATGTGGGACTTGCCTTCGACGGCGATGCTGATCGGGTGTTCCTGGTCGACGACCGCGCCCAGCCGGTGTCGGGCTCGCTCACGACCGCGATCGTCGCGAGCTCCATCCTTCGCCGGGTTGCGGCCGATGCGCCGGCGGCCGACCGTACGGTCGTGCACAACCTCATCTGCTCGAAGACGGTGCCGGAGGTCGTCCGTGAGCTCGGCGGCACGCCGGTGCGCACGCGCGTCGGGCACTCGTACATCAAGCAGGTGATGGCCGAGACCGGCGCGATCTTCGGAGGCGAGCACTCGGGGCACTACTACTTCCGAGACAACTTCCGCGCCGATTCCGGGCTCATCGCCGCGCTCGTCGTGCTCGAAGCGCTCTCGAAGACCGAGGAGCCGCTGTCGGTTCTCCGCCAGCCCTTCGAGCGCTACGTGGCGTCCGGTGAGATCAATCGTCGTGTCGACGATCCCGCAGCCGTGATCGAGTCAGTTGCCGCTGAATACTCGAACGAGCAGCAGGACCGGCTCGACGGGCTGACGGTGGAGCTCGACGATTGGTGGTTCAACCTCCGCCCGAGCAACACCGAACCGCTCATCCGCCTCAACCTCGAAGCCGCCAACGCGCTCGAGTGCGAGGCCCACACCGCCGAGGTCCTCGCCCTCGTCGGCGGCGAGACCTGA